CTACACCGGCCAGCAGTACCGCTCCGATGGTTCGACCACGCCCGGCTACCCTATTTTCGCGGCCTTGCTGCGCTATCGCATCGGTCCGTGGACGCTGGTGCTCAACGGCGAAAACCTGCTGGATTACCGCCAAACCCGCCACGAACGGGTGGTGCTGCCGCCCTACGGCAACCCGGTTTTTCGCCAGCTGTGGGCCCCGGTCGAGGGGCGGGTGGCCAACCTCTCGCTGAACTGGCGTTTCGGGGCCACGGGATTCTAAGCAGCTGTTTGAATTAACTAAGATGCTCTTACGGCGGTCATGCTCATCTGGCGTCCGCGCAGCCGAAGCATTTCTCCCGTAGCACCCCCTGGGCCAGGGCACGCAGGGTCGAATCTTGCCCCTGAGAAGCTGTTTGAGTTAATAAAGCGGTCATGCTCATCTGGCGTTCGCGTAGCCGATGGACCCATTTTTTCGTGTTCGGCACTGTTGGGCCGGGAATTACACCCGCCGCCGGCTACACCAGCCGCGAAGAGTAGGGCCGTTAGCGCTTGATAAAGTTTCATAGAGAACGGGCTAAGGATCGGAAAGGGGGACTTGGGATAGTCTAGTTAAGCAGGAGAAAATTAGGTGATATTGGCAAGTTTTTGTTGATGAGAGAGATAAGGTTTTAAATAACCGGTGCTGGAGTGTCGGCGTTTGTGATTGTAGTAGTCAAAATATTCGGCAGCAGGGGCTGCGTGGTGCCATCCTGGTGGCGCAGCTGGTAGCTCAGCTCCCGCACGTGGCCTTGCAGCAGCGGTTCGCCGTGCATCTCAAGGCGCAGCGCTCCGCCTATGGTCAGCAGCTGTTAAAGGCGGCGGCGGGCTACCAGCTCTTCGCGGGCGTACCCCGGCCAATGGAGCAGGGTGTGGTTGAGTTTCACCAGCGTGCCGTCGGGCAGGCAGGAGCAATAGCCGCACGGAGATTGCTCGTACAATTCCTACGCGCTTTCCTGCGTCGAGCTCAGGCCAAGGCCCGGCTTATCACCGTTAGCGGCCGTCATGCGGGAAGGGGGCCCTGCGATTGGAGGTAGGTCCGTATGGCTGCAATAGTGGCCTGCGGCGCGCTCATGTGCGGGCAGTGGCCGGCGGTATCCATGACCACTAACTGGCTGCCGGCCAGCTGCTCGTGCAGGTAGGTGCCCACGGACAGCGGCGCAATCAGGTCACGGGCGCTCTGCAAAATCAGGGTCGGGGTGCGCACCCGGCGCAGGTCGGCCCGTTCGTCGCCCCGGAACGTGACCCCGGCGAAATGCCGGGCAATGGCCGGGTCGGTGCGGCAA
This genomic stretch from Hymenobacter sp. PAMC 26628 harbors:
- a CDS encoding PAS domain-containing protein; the protein is MYEQSPCGYCSCLPDGTLVKLNHTLLHWPGYAREELVARRRL